Proteins from one Microcoleus sp. bin38.metabat.b11b12b14.051 genomic window:
- a CDS encoding 3-oxoacyl-[acyl-carrier-protein] synthase III C-terminal domain-containing protein encodes MHSAYINRIGKFLPGKPINNDEMEEYLGKIADRPSRVRQRILNSNGIKQRYYAIDKQQQTLYSNSQMAAFAVRDAIAQANLEPGAIDLLACATTLPDLLVPGFASTVHGELSELSPLEIVSTQGVCCAGVTALNYATSQLELGKKQTAIAVASEFPSRLFKHTKFEAETSVKAGKPLPFDTEFLRWMLSDGAGAFLIQNHPNASGISLKIEWIELISHANAYPVCMYSGLANETATQSWLDYSTYLDAATAGAFDLRQNIRLLDNVMKLGVEGWLSLIKNGRVCPQEVDWLLCHYSSHFFRGQIVELLEQAGCMIPEEKWFTNLYTRGNTGCASIYLMLEDLFNSSKLQPGQKIFCFVPESGRFTTGYMMLTAVESTSKSMTSPIYNSLEISETSPLERVKPSAHNSPQAYLLRELAWIWLKFDRDIRSVPIVRKLYRGEFTIEDYQALLCNLRPQVVEGARWIARAASNMIDFRLRSTFIGHAQDEHRDYQMLEQNYVSVGGDLSKIVEYDKNIGSEALSAFIFHQASRENPVDLIGSMFIIEGLGNKLARKWAEQIKETLGLQDEQVSFLAYHGENDESHLAKLENLINAEWMTDDIARRIVKTASVTARLYLLQLEEIR; translated from the coding sequence ATGCACAGCGCTTATATCAATCGGATTGGAAAATTTTTGCCGGGAAAACCGATTAATAATGATGAGATGGAGGAGTATCTGGGCAAAATTGCCGATCGCCCTTCGAGAGTCAGACAGCGCATTCTCAACAGCAACGGGATTAAACAGCGCTACTACGCGATCGACAAACAGCAGCAAACACTCTATTCTAACAGCCAAATGGCAGCGTTTGCCGTCCGGGATGCGATCGCCCAGGCAAATTTGGAACCAGGGGCGATCGACTTACTAGCCTGCGCCACCACTTTACCAGACTTATTAGTACCGGGATTTGCCAGCACAGTACATGGCGAACTTTCCGAATTATCTCCCCTAGAAATAGTTTCAACGCAAGGAGTTTGCTGCGCCGGAGTTACCGCCTTAAACTACGCCACATCTCAACTCGAACTCGGCAAAAAACAAACAGCAATCGCCGTAGCCTCCGAATTCCCCTCGCGGCTGTTCAAACACACCAAATTTGAAGCAGAAACATCAGTCAAAGCCGGAAAACCCCTACCTTTCGATACAGAATTTCTGCGCTGGATGCTTTCCGACGGCGCCGGAGCATTTTTGATCCAAAACCATCCCAACGCCTCAGGAATTAGCTTAAAAATAGAATGGATCGAGCTAATTTCCCACGCCAACGCCTATCCAGTTTGTATGTATTCAGGATTAGCAAACGAAACAGCAACCCAAAGCTGGCTAGATTATTCAACCTACCTCGATGCAGCCACAGCCGGAGCTTTTGACTTGCGGCAAAATATTCGCTTGCTAGACAATGTAATGAAATTAGGGGTAGAAGGTTGGCTGAGCTTGATAAAAAATGGGAGAGTTTGTCCGCAGGAAGTTGACTGGCTGCTGTGCCATTATTCCTCTCACTTTTTCCGAGGACAAATTGTGGAACTTCTGGAACAAGCAGGCTGCATGATTCCAGAAGAAAAATGGTTTACCAACTTGTACACCCGCGGAAATACAGGTTGCGCGTCGATTTATTTAATGTTAGAGGATTTGTTTAATTCAAGCAAGTTGCAGCCCGGGCAAAAAATCTTTTGTTTTGTTCCGGAAAGTGGCCGGTTTACAACGGGATACATGATGTTAACTGCTGTGGAAAGCACCAGTAAATCTATGACTTCTCCAATTTATAACTCGCTTGAGATTTCCGAAACTTCGCCTCTGGAAAGGGTTAAGCCCTCCGCACACAACTCTCCACAAGCTTATTTGTTGCGGGAGTTAGCCTGGATTTGGCTGAAGTTCGATCGCGACATTCGTTCCGTTCCCATCGTCCGCAAATTGTACCGGGGAGAGTTTACCATAGAAGACTATCAAGCTTTGCTGTGCAATCTCCGCCCGCAAGTTGTCGAGGGAGCTCGCTGGATTGCGCGCGCGGCTTCTAACATGATTGACTTTCGCCTGCGATCGACTTTTATCGGCCACGCCCAAGACGAACACCGCGACTATCAAATGCTAGAACAAAATTATGTTTCTGTCGGTGGCGACTTGTCAAAAATTGTCGAATATGATAAGAATATCGGCAGCGAAGCCCTATCAGCTTTTATCTTCCACCAAGCATCGCGAGAAAATCCAGTCGATTTAATTGGTAGTATGTTTATCATCGAAGGATTGGGCAATAAATTAGCACGAAAGTGGGCGGAACAAATCAAAGAAACTCTCGGTTTGCAAGACGAACAAGTATCGTTTTTAGCTTATCATGGAGAGAATGACGAGTCGCATTTAGCGAAATTAGAAAATTTGATTAATGCTGAATGGATGACCGATGATATCGCCCGACGCATTGTCAAAACCGCTAGCGTCACCGCTCGTTTATACTTGCTGCAATTGGAGGAAATTCGCTAA
- a CDS encoding phytanoyl-CoA dioxygenase family protein: MNNILIQKSEKFWYKLANYFLRNYRCLIQDPRLFLMGKFARFEIVRDWAAMLLKHPTQSPEISQEHPSILGELDVCAIASTIERDSCYQGLQLPEGVVQELVKFASSTVGYINRDTQRPWRCTGTEQVRVDLPKNARVCSYMSNGKLSSTLKKLEKDPGILAVAAKFLGAEPVHLGSEISWSFPVPAENHVQQRQAAQVFHYDLDDYRFIKFFFYLTDVDMSSGPHTYVSGSHKGKKLLHQVIGTRCADIDDEKLVELYGEQNVVNICGKAGFGFVENPLCFHRGTQPTEKPRLMLQIEYTVNDYGNIHEALGY, encoded by the coding sequence ATGAACAACATCCTGATTCAAAAATCGGAAAAATTCTGGTACAAGCTTGCCAATTATTTTCTCAGAAACTATCGATGCCTGATTCAAGACCCCCGACTGTTTTTGATGGGAAAGTTCGCTCGTTTCGAGATTGTACGCGACTGGGCGGCGATGTTGTTGAAGCATCCAACTCAATCTCCCGAAATCAGTCAAGAACACCCTTCAATTTTGGGAGAATTAGATGTATGTGCGATCGCCTCAACTATCGAAAGAGACAGTTGCTATCAAGGTCTCCAGCTACCTGAAGGCGTAGTTCAAGAACTTGTGAAATTTGCCAGTTCTACCGTTGGCTACATTAACAGAGATACCCAGCGTCCTTGGCGGTGCACAGGAACAGAACAAGTCCGTGTGGACTTACCTAAAAATGCCCGCGTTTGCAGCTATATGAGCAACGGAAAACTGTCTTCAACCCTGAAAAAGCTGGAAAAAGACCCCGGCATACTGGCTGTTGCAGCTAAATTTCTAGGTGCCGAACCAGTACACCTCGGAAGCGAAATATCGTGGAGTTTCCCGGTTCCAGCAGAAAACCACGTGCAGCAACGCCAAGCGGCCCAAGTATTTCACTACGATTTAGACGACTATCGGTTCATTAAGTTTTTTTTCTACCTTACCGATGTCGATATGTCTAGCGGGCCGCACACTTACGTTTCGGGATCTCACAAAGGCAAAAAGTTGCTGCACCAAGTTATAGGTACGCGATGTGCAGACATTGACGACGAAAAGCTCGTTGAGTTGTACGGCGAGCAAAATGTGGTGAATATCTGCGGGAAAGCTGGTTTTGGGTTTGTCGAAAATCCTCTTTGCTTTCACCGGGGAACGCAGCCAACTGAGAAACCGCGCTTGATGCTGCAAATAGAGTATACCGTTAACGACTACGGCAACATTCACGAGGCATTGGGTTACTAA
- a CDS encoding glutathione S-transferase family protein, whose amino-acid sequence MLKFYSNPLSTNARRVWIALLEKEIEFELVSLKLNGDQFQPDFWAISPFHHVPVLADGDFNIIETLAILDYLEAKYPAIPLLPQNARDLAIVRMVQMVTVNELTPALSPFVRQSFGGAGEPEKLEKAGQQVATVLSFFEELLGDRPFFGSSSAITLADVVAGVSVIWLPELGLSLDNYPKLQAWGDRLNSRPSWQQTQASPELVEAFKAQMKQLMKGQKS is encoded by the coding sequence TTGCTGAAATTTTATTCTAATCCGCTGTCCACCAATGCTCGCCGCGTCTGGATTGCTTTGCTGGAAAAAGAGATTGAGTTTGAATTAGTATCGCTGAAATTAAACGGCGATCAGTTTCAACCGGATTTTTGGGCAATTAGCCCTTTCCACCACGTTCCGGTTTTGGCTGATGGGGATTTTAATATAATAGAAACTCTGGCTATTCTTGATTATCTGGAAGCTAAGTATCCTGCGATCCCCCTATTACCGCAAAATGCTCGGGATTTGGCGATCGTCCGCATGGTACAAATGGTTACAGTCAACGAATTGACACCAGCGCTGAGTCCCTTTGTCCGCCAGAGTTTCGGCGGCGCTGGCGAACCCGAGAAGCTGGAAAAAGCTGGACAGCAAGTGGCGACGGTACTGAGCTTTTTTGAGGAGTTGTTGGGCGATCGACCTTTTTTTGGCAGCAGCAGCGCGATTACCCTCGCAGATGTGGTGGCGGGTGTTTCCGTGATTTGGCTGCCCGAGTTAGGCCTGTCGTTGGACAATTACCCCAAATTGCAAGCTTGGGGCGATCGCTTAAATTCCCGCCCTTCTTGGCAACAAACACAAGCCAGTCCCGAATTGGTGGAAGCTTTTAAGGCGCAGATGAAACAGTTGATGAAAGGTCAAAAAAGTTAG
- a CDS encoding NB-ARC domain-containing protein, whose translation MPCAVILTALPVEYLAVCVHLSSLEEEIHPQGTIYERGKFDSSKGAWDVGIVEIGAGNPGAGMEAERAIAHFNPDVILFVGVAGGIKDVALGDVVASTKVYGYESGKIEQTFKPRPEIGLSAYSLEQRARAEARKGDWLKRLSVPPQPNPRVLVAPIAAGEKVIASTKSEVFQFLRSNYGDAVAVEMEGFGFLEAARANQQVSAMVIRGISDLINNKAKVDKAGYQEIAARHASAFAFELLAKFKPTAPQISKVEKTINNMPGGLIPHRRCREVFGREELVEEVLNRLKNPQEAPILCLGGVAGYGKTEAATCVARDAIAQSVVEDVLWVSVRESELSDTFITANNSNALFQWEELLYKLSIQLDCTADRESVQKRLRERKWLVVLDNAETSDLYDILSKLVKMLDPSRVLLTSRVNTPIQYVTVLDCPGLSEFWSRQLLLDEANHQKISALLQASEPQMYRLYELSCGAPLALHFIVGQVRDDEVLDPVLDALEKADGQVEVFYRFTLETAWQRMSETSKLFLCYMAKRNAGVPFEELQGVHPVTSTEAKEARNQLRRWSMILPGNGNQRYDLHPWVRRSVRSNLQANWEDPSPPDDLDRRIRWKYGI comes from the coding sequence ATGCCCTGTGCCGTTATTCTGACTGCTCTCCCAGTTGAGTACCTCGCCGTTTGTGTCCATCTGTCCAGTCTTGAAGAAGAGATTCATCCGCAGGGGACGATTTATGAGCGAGGAAAGTTCGACTCGTCTAAAGGTGCGTGGGATGTGGGTATCGTCGAAATAGGAGCCGGCAATCCTGGTGCAGGAATGGAGGCTGAAAGAGCGATCGCCCATTTCAACCCTGATGTTATTCTCTTTGTCGGAGTGGCTGGGGGAATTAAAGATGTAGCCCTCGGTGATGTTGTCGCGTCTACTAAAGTCTATGGGTACGAGTCAGGGAAAATAGAACAAACTTTTAAACCCAGGCCTGAAATCGGCTTGTCAGCTTATAGTCTAGAGCAACGAGCCAGAGCCGAAGCCAGGAAGGGTGACTGGCTGAAAAGATTATCTGTTCCTCCTCAGCCAAACCCGCGCGTCTTGGTTGCGCCAATCGCGGCGGGTGAGAAAGTGATTGCCTCGACGAAATCGGAGGTTTTTCAATTTTTGCGATCGAACTATGGGGATGCCGTTGCCGTTGAAATGGAAGGATTTGGTTTCCTGGAAGCAGCGCGGGCCAATCAGCAGGTATCTGCGATGGTGATTCGGGGAATTTCTGATTTGATTAACAACAAGGCTAAGGTGGATAAGGCAGGTTATCAAGAAATTGCTGCCCGTCACGCTAGTGCGTTTGCCTTCGAGCTATTAGCTAAGTTCAAACCCACTGCTCCACAAATTTCTAAAGTTGAAAAAACCATAAATAATATGCCTGGAGGGTTGATTCCTCATCGTCGCTGTCGGGAGGTTTTTGGGCGAGAAGAACTGGTAGAAGAAGTATTGAATCGCTTGAAAAATCCTCAAGAGGCTCCCATTCTCTGTCTGGGCGGTGTGGCGGGATATGGAAAAACAGAAGCTGCTACCTGTGTTGCTAGAGATGCGATCGCTCAGTCAGTCGTTGAGGACGTTCTGTGGGTTTCTGTTCGAGAGAGTGAATTGTCTGATACTTTCATTACTGCCAATAATTCCAACGCACTGTTTCAATGGGAAGAGTTGTTGTACAAACTTTCAATACAACTGGATTGTACCGCCGATCGGGAATCCGTTCAGAAACGTCTTCGCGAACGTAAATGGTTAGTGGTGTTGGACAATGCGGAAACCTCCGATTTGTACGACATCCTGTCCAAATTGGTGAAGATGCTAGATCCGAGTCGGGTATTGCTAACCAGTCGCGTGAATACTCCTATACAATATGTCACCGTCCTTGATTGTCCGGGATTGTCAGAATTTTGGTCGCGACAGTTACTTTTGGACGAAGCGAACCATCAGAAAATTTCTGCGCTGCTCCAGGCCAGTGAACCTCAGATGTATCGCCTGTATGAGTTGTCTTGCGGTGCGCCATTAGCCTTGCACTTTATTGTCGGGCAAGTTCGGGATGATGAAGTTCTCGATCCAGTGCTAGATGCGCTAGAGAAAGCAGATGGACAGGTTGAGGTATTTTATCGATTTACTTTGGAAACTGCTTGGCAAAGAATGTCTGAGACTTCCAAACTATTTTTGTGTTATATGGCGAAAAGAAATGCTGGAGTACCGTTTGAGGAGTTACAGGGTGTACATCCAGTGACTTCGACTGAAGCGAAAGAAGCCCGCAATCAATTACGTCGTTGGTCGATGATTCTCCCTGGTAATGGCAATCAAAGATATGACCTTCATCCTTGGGTGCGACGAAGCGTAAGAAGTAACTTACAGGCTAATTGGGAAGATCCATCCCCACCTGATGATCTCGATCGAAGGATTCGATGGAAATATGGCATTTGA
- a CDS encoding helix-turn-helix transcriptional regulator, producing MNSQKHSRQHDVILTSQSFDKFPAKAEAQNYEYSHTHYTIEVLGDRTSSAPDTLKTAVPKDWSDGCVLNSRSLHQIQAEANNPGFSQVQQILRQFQQMFDRLGAIVLAVDGQVHFIAERAEQLLSQYFLSRAPHSLPELLQHWFQQQISRLKFNGNVPSSCLPLHVQQAGKQLSIRLIPEPIGEQYLLLLEEKELQRFSICSLELLGLTKRESEVLFWIAKDKSNAQIAKVLGCTEGTVRKHLEHLHCKLGVQTRTAAVMVALEKLGMLPE from the coding sequence GTGAATTCACAGAAACACAGTCGCCAGCACGACGTTATTTTGACATCTCAAAGTTTTGATAAATTCCCAGCAAAAGCTGAAGCTCAAAATTACGAATATAGCCACACACATTATACTATCGAAGTTTTGGGCGATCGCACAAGCTCAGCTCCAGATACTTTAAAAACGGCGGTGCCCAAGGATTGGAGCGATGGTTGTGTCCTGAACTCCAGGAGTCTCCACCAGATTCAGGCAGAGGCAAATAACCCAGGATTCAGCCAAGTTCAGCAAATACTGAGACAATTCCAGCAAATGTTCGATCGCTTAGGTGCGATCGTTTTGGCTGTAGACGGACAGGTGCACTTTATCGCTGAACGCGCCGAACAACTGTTGAGCCAGTATTTTTTATCCCGCGCCCCCCACTCATTGCCAGAACTCTTACAACATTGGTTCCAGCAACAAATTTCGAGGCTTAAATTCAACGGCAATGTTCCATCTAGCTGTTTACCGCTGCACGTTCAGCAAGCAGGAAAACAGTTAAGCATCCGTCTGATTCCCGAACCCATTGGCGAGCAATATCTCTTGCTGTTGGAGGAAAAAGAACTGCAAAGATTTTCTATTTGTAGTCTGGAATTGCTAGGACTTACCAAACGCGAATCAGAGGTTCTTTTCTGGATTGCCAAAGATAAAAGCAATGCTCAAATTGCTAAAGTTCTCGGTTGCACTGAAGGAACAGTGCGAAAACATTTGGAGCACCTTCACTGCAAACTCGGCGTACAAACCCGAACGGCTGCGGTGATGGTTGCTCTGGAAAAATTGGGGATGCTGCCCGAGTAA
- the sfsA gene encoding DNA/RNA nuclease SfsA — MNELIYKYPPLLPGTLIKRYKRFFAEIELDSGEIITAHCPNTGPMTGVLIPGNPVLVSPSDNPKRKLAYTWELIKVYDTVPTWVGVNTGLPNRVIKLALELRLFPELGNYSLIKPEVVYGKDKKSRVDFWLTGGEKPIFLEVKNTTWVKDTLALFPDTVTERGQKHLRELIEVVRQGSRAVMLYFINRGDCSDFAPGDSADRLYGELFRQAMSEGVEVLPCRFDVTPEGVRYLGLAKLDV, encoded by the coding sequence ATGAACGAATTAATTTACAAATATCCACCACTTTTACCCGGAACTCTCATCAAGCGATACAAGCGATTTTTCGCCGAAATCGAACTAGATTCGGGAGAAATTATCACCGCCCACTGTCCGAATACCGGCCCGATGACTGGTGTTTTGATTCCGGGAAATCCAGTGCTGGTATCTCCCAGTGACAATCCTAAACGCAAGTTAGCTTATACTTGGGAATTAATTAAAGTTTACGACACTGTGCCAACTTGGGTGGGAGTTAATACTGGGCTGCCAAATCGAGTAATTAAATTAGCTTTGGAGTTGCGATTGTTTCCCGAGTTGGGCAACTACAGTTTAATTAAGCCGGAAGTTGTTTATGGGAAAGATAAAAAAAGTCGAGTTGATTTTTGGCTGACTGGTGGGGAAAAACCGATTTTTCTGGAAGTCAAAAATACAACTTGGGTCAAAGATACATTGGCTTTATTTCCCGATACGGTGACGGAGAGGGGACAGAAGCATTTGAGAGAATTGATTGAGGTGGTGCGGCAGGGTTCGAGGGCTGTAATGCTGTATTTTATTAATCGTGGAGATTGTAGTGATTTTGCTCCCGGGGATAGTGCCGATCGCCTTTACGGAGAATTGTTCAGACAAGCCATGAGTGAAGGTGTGGAAGTTTTGCCTTGCCGGTTTGACGTAACGCCAGAAGGTGTGCGGTATTTGGGCTTAGCAAAACTGGATGTGTGA
- the aqpZ gene encoding aquaporin Z — protein MNKKIKIGVAEALGTFVLVLGGCGSAVLAGDKIGFLGVSIAFGLSLLIMAYTIGPISGCHINPAVSIGLVVGKLIDAVMLPYYIGGQILGGLLGGLVLYMIASGKQGFDAAASGFASNGFGEHSPTGYGLLAAALTEIVLTAFLLFTIMGTTHPKYPVGLGGIPIGLMLVLIHLVGIPVTNTSVNPARSIGVAIFQGTWAIQQLWAFIIFPIVGGIIGVLAYNLIKPTME, from the coding sequence ATGAACAAAAAAATAAAGATTGGAGTTGCTGAAGCTTTAGGCACTTTTGTGCTGGTATTAGGTGGATGCGGCAGTGCAGTTTTAGCTGGAGACAAAATCGGCTTTTTGGGAGTGTCGATCGCCTTTGGTTTGTCTCTCTTAATCATGGCTTATACGATCGGGCCGATCTCTGGCTGCCACATCAATCCAGCGGTAAGCATCGGTTTAGTAGTTGGCAAACTGATCGATGCTGTTATGCTTCCTTATTATATAGGAGGTCAGATTTTAGGAGGACTTTTAGGCGGTCTTGTTTTGTACATGATAGCATCAGGAAAACAAGGTTTTGATGCCGCTGCTTCGGGATTTGCTTCCAACGGCTTTGGAGAACATTCTCCCACAGGTTACGGACTTTTAGCAGCAGCTTTGACCGAAATTGTACTGACGGCTTTTCTGTTATTTACCATCATGGGCACTACTCACCCCAAATATCCCGTTGGTTTGGGCGGAATTCCGATCGGCTTGATGCTAGTGTTGATTCACTTAGTCGGAATTCCCGTAACCAATACTTCAGTTAACCCCGCTAGAAGTATCGGTGTGGCTATCTTTCAAGGCACCTGGGCAATCCAACAGTTGTGGGCGTTTATTATATTCCCGATCGTTGGTGGAATTATCGGCGTTTTGGCTTATAACTTAATTAAGCCCACGATGGAATAA
- a CDS encoding 3-isopropylmalate dehydratase large subunit, with protein sequence MGMTLTEKILAKASGRTKVEPGENIWVETDVLMTHDVCGPGTIGVFKREFGDNAKVWNPDSIVLIPDHYIFTNDERANRNVDILRDFAKEQGIKYFYDITDRSDFKANPDYKGVCHIALAQEGHTRPGEVLFGTDSHTCNAGAFGQFATGIGNTDAAFIMGTGKLLIKVPATMRFVLNGELPDYLLAKDLILQIIGDISVAGANYRTMEFAGDTVDRLTMEERMTLCNMVIEAGGKNGTVAADKTTFDYVNPRTNVPFEAFYTDADATFYSDRTYDVSKLEPVVAKPHSPDNRDLARNCRDVKIDRVYIGSCTGGKTSDFLSAARILKGNQVKVPTYLVPATQKVYEDLFVTKYDGQTLSEIFLAAGCIEPAAPSCAACLGGPKDTFGRMNEPEICVSTTNRNFPGRMGNKEAQVYLASPYTAAASALTGHVTDPREFLR encoded by the coding sequence ATGGGAATGACCCTGACCGAAAAAATCTTAGCCAAAGCATCAGGCCGCACTAAAGTCGAGCCCGGAGAAAATATTTGGGTAGAAACAGACGTGTTGATGACTCACGATGTCTGTGGCCCCGGCACGATCGGCGTTTTCAAGCGAGAATTCGGCGACAATGCTAAAGTGTGGAATCCCGACAGCATCGTCTTAATTCCCGACCACTATATTTTCACCAACGATGAACGCGCTAACCGCAACGTCGATATTCTCCGCGATTTTGCCAAGGAACAAGGCATAAAATACTTTTACGACATCACAGATCGATCGGACTTCAAAGCAAATCCCGACTATAAAGGAGTTTGCCACATCGCCCTCGCCCAAGAAGGCCACACGCGGCCGGGGGAAGTGCTTTTCGGCACAGATTCCCACACTTGCAATGCCGGCGCTTTCGGACAATTTGCCACCGGTATCGGCAATACGGACGCCGCTTTTATCATGGGAACCGGCAAACTCCTAATCAAAGTTCCCGCAACCATGCGCTTTGTACTGAATGGTGAACTGCCGGATTATTTGTTAGCAAAAGACCTGATTTTGCAGATTATTGGTGATATTAGTGTTGCCGGTGCTAACTACCGCACGATGGAATTTGCGGGCGATACAGTCGATCGTTTGACGATGGAAGAACGGATGACGCTGTGCAATATGGTGATTGAAGCTGGTGGCAAAAATGGCACGGTGGCTGCGGACAAAACCACGTTTGATTACGTTAATCCTCGCACTAATGTGCCGTTTGAGGCATTTTACACTGATGCGGATGCTACATTTTATAGCGATCGCACCTACGATGTCAGCAAATTAGAACCGGTCGTCGCCAAACCCCACTCGCCCGACAACCGCGACTTGGCCCGCAATTGCCGCGATGTCAAGATCGATCGAGTTTACATCGGTTCCTGCACCGGTGGCAAAACCTCCGACTTTTTGAGTGCCGCCCGCATTCTCAAAGGAAATCAAGTCAAAGTTCCGACATATTTAGTACCAGCAACTCAGAAAGTTTACGAAGATTTGTTTGTCACTAAATACGACGGTCAAACTCTGTCGGAAATCTTCTTAGCAGCAGGCTGCATCGAACCCGCAGCGCCTTCTTGCGCCGCTTGTTTGGGCGGGCCAAAAGATACCTTTGGGCGGATGAACGAACCGGAGATTTGCGTGTCTACAACTAACCGCAATTTCCCCGGCCGGATGGGGAACAAAGAAGCGCAAGTTTATCTCGCTTCGCCTTACACGGCGGCGGCTTCGGCGCTGACTGGACACGTCACAGATCCGCGCGAATTCCTGCGTTAG
- the murJ gene encoding murein biosynthesis integral membrane protein MurJ has product MSETQKPSRSLAGIAGIVAVATLISKVFGLVRQIAIAAAFGVGVAVDAYNYAYVIPGFLFILLGGINGPFHSSIVSVLSRREQKEAAPLVETITTLVGGILLLVTVALIIFADPLIDLVAPGLNRTPQGFEIKAIAVQQFRIMAPMALLSGLIGIGFGTLNAADMYWLPSISPLFSSIALVGGLGVLALQLGDKITQPQYAVIGGLVLAWGTLAGAVLQWLVQLVAQWRAGLGKLRLRFNFKRPGVQEVMKVMLPATLSSGMLQINVYTDLFFASYIPQAASAMGYAGLLVMTPLGIISNVILVPFLPIFSRLTDPEDWPELKDKIRQALILSALTMLPLSALMVTLAGPLVRVVYERYAFNQSASQFVTPVLMAYSIGMFVYLGRDVLVRVFYALGDGNTPFRVSIINIFLNGLLDYLLVGAFGAPGLVLATVGVNLVSMIMFLYLLDKKLGGLPWGEWSLPFLGLASGSSLTAFAALATLRCCQIFLGTEGVIIQVVQLIVSSVVGLGVFALFVNQMKLPEVDMFVDRIGGRFGRK; this is encoded by the coding sequence GTGTCTGAAACCCAGAAGCCCTCTCGTTCCCTAGCAGGGATTGCCGGCATTGTCGCAGTCGCCACTCTGATTAGCAAAGTCTTTGGATTGGTACGCCAAATTGCGATCGCAGCAGCCTTTGGAGTCGGTGTCGCCGTCGATGCCTACAACTACGCCTATGTCATCCCCGGTTTCTTATTTATTTTGCTCGGAGGCATTAACGGCCCCTTTCACAGCTCCATAGTCAGCGTTTTATCCCGCCGCGAGCAAAAAGAAGCAGCACCCTTAGTAGAAACAATCACCACCTTAGTTGGTGGGATCTTGTTGTTGGTAACAGTCGCTTTAATTATTTTTGCAGATCCGCTGATCGATTTGGTAGCACCGGGATTAAATAGAACACCCCAAGGTTTTGAAATCAAAGCAATTGCCGTCCAACAATTTCGGATTATGGCGCCGATGGCATTGCTTTCCGGCTTGATCGGCATTGGTTTCGGTACTCTCAACGCCGCCGATATGTACTGGCTGCCTTCGATCAGCCCTTTATTTTCTAGCATTGCACTTGTCGGCGGTTTGGGGGTTCTCGCACTCCAACTCGGAGACAAAATAACTCAGCCGCAATACGCAGTAATTGGTGGCTTAGTGTTAGCTTGGGGAACTTTGGCGGGAGCAGTTTTGCAGTGGTTGGTGCAACTGGTGGCGCAGTGGCGCGCGGGCTTGGGAAAATTGCGTTTGCGGTTTAATTTTAAGCGCCCCGGAGTACAAGAAGTAATGAAGGTGATGCTTCCTGCTACCTTATCCTCGGGAATGCTGCAAATTAATGTTTATACAGATTTGTTTTTCGCATCCTACATCCCTCAAGCGGCGTCTGCTATGGGCTATGCAGGCTTGTTAGTCATGACTCCTCTAGGCATCATTTCTAATGTAATTTTAGTGCCGTTTTTACCAATTTTTTCTCGCCTTACAGATCCCGAAGACTGGCCGGAATTAAAAGATAAAATTCGTCAAGCTTTAATTTTGAGCGCGCTGACGATGCTGCCACTAAGTGCTTTAATGGTAACACTTGCCGGGCCGCTCGTCCGCGTTGTTTACGAACGCTATGCTTTTAATCAGTCAGCCTCGCAGTTTGTAACCCCGGTATTGATGGCTTACAGTATTGGAATGTTTGTTTATTTGGGCCGCGACGTTTTGGTGCGGGTATTTTACGCTTTGGGAGACGGAAATACGCCTTTTAGGGTCAGTATTATCAATATCTTTTTGAACGGACTGCTGGATTATTTGCTAGTAGGAGCTTTCGGTGCGCCGGGATTAGTTCTGGCGACGGTGGGAGTGAATTTGGTTTCGATGATTATGTTTTTATACCTATTAGATAAAAAGCTGGGGGGTCTGCCTTGGGGGGAGTGGAGTTTGCCGTTTTTAGGGTTGGCTTCGGGTAGTTCTCTGACTGCTTTCGCTGCTTTGGCTACTCTGCGCTGCTGTCAAATATTTTTGGGTACTGAAGGTGTGATAATTCAAGTAGTGCAGTTGATTGTATCAAGTGTCGTAGGGTTGGGAGTTTTTGCCCTTTTTGTCAATCAGATGAAGTTGCCGGAAGTTGATATGTTTGTCGATCGCATTGGCGGCCGTTTTGGGAGAAAGTAA